The DNA sequence GCTAGGTAGCAAGCAGATGTGGTTTGAATGGTCTTGGTGATTTCTAATTACCTGTATTTGTGATCATTGACAGGGTGTTTATTATTTCGTCCTAAGGTTGGGAGGGAAAGGAATGAAACCAAGAAGCAGTGTCTCCTTAGTGTATACGCTCAGAGGTCCCTTTCCACTCTGTTGGGGACAAGGTGACAGGAACAGGTAATATGTGTTGTGTTTCTTAGCGTTCAGGAATTCATGACCTTCACAAGTCAGCTGATTGTGGAGCGCTCCTCGAAAGGCAGCAGAGCTTCTGTCAAGGAACAAGGTAAGAGGACCTGCTACCTTGTGAGTGTGTGCTGGCCTGGCTGCCCCACCTCAGGCAGCTCGGAGCTCGATCAGCAGGAGTGGTTGCCCCGTGGTGAAGCGGGCTACCATGACCCCACTCCTCTGCTAGctgctctcttccctcctcctcgtTTTCCTGTTACGCAAAATTCTATGCCCACTGTCGGTGTCGAAGTTGCCTGGTTAAAATCACCCCCAAAAGCTTGGACTCGCTTAAGATTGGGGTCCGCCTCTCGGAGCAGTAAGTGgccttcctgctgtgtcctctTTCCCCTCTGGAGTTGTAGACATCTCAGGAAAGGACGTCCACCCAGCCCTGTGGAGGTAATACTGTATTCTGTGCTGCTTAGACTTTTGCCCAGGAATCTGGAAactcattattttttcctcttgaccttagttttttcttcttcatgattcaggtttcctttaaaaatttttagacaTTTATTTTAGAGGCATTTGGTGAGCTGTGTCATCTCTGAATCCTtttaaagtgacaaaaattaatttcagggATTGTGACTGTTTTGCAGAAGCCCTTGTATAGACTGTACCTTTTGATAATTTGATGACTTCAGCACATGCTTGAGACCCCAGCCAGCTGTGGCTAATTTTTTTCTGGATGGGCTTTGTCTCTTCCTCCCATCCTGCCCCGTCCCCTCCAAGGCCCACCAACAGAGTGGAGCAGGCTAAGTTGCTGTAATGAGGAAGGCTGAGGCCCTGACAGGTGATTTCTAAGAAAGTGGAGGCTTCTTGGCTTGGCCAAGGTTCCATCAGCTTGGGAGCAGAGCACAGCAGAGCCCCAGAGGGCTGCAGCTTCCCAAGATACAGGCGAGCCTGACCTAGAGCTCAAGGACGTGACTTGGACATGCGCCTGGGGCCCTGTTGCCTGGGATGTTTCTGCACCACTGGTGCTCCTTTAGACCCTGGCTTTGCACGCTGGGCCTTGGGGCATTCACTCACCCTGCAGCAGGTGTTGGGCCGCGCTGCCGTCAGAACTACACGCGCTGTCCTATGTGCAGGGCCTGACCATAAACCTCACTCAGAGCCGCTTCGTTGGCCCAGGAGGCAGGAGCCCAGCACTGTAACACTCTGACTGGTTTTGGTGGTGAGAAAGTCTAAAGCCCTCACGTCACCCTCTGTGTGTCTGGCCTCTTGTCTCCCTAGAATATCTGTGCCATGTCTACGTGAGAAACGACAGTCTGGCGGGAGTGGTCATTGCTGACAGTGAATACCCATCCCGGGTGGCGTTTACCTTGCTGGAGAAGGTGTGTCTGCAGCTCGGCTGGACTGTACTTGGACAGACGAGTGTGGACTGGGGCCGGGAGTGACGACAGGGCCCAAGGCGGAAGGGGCGAAATAGTGTGTCCAAAATCAACCTGTTCTCAGCTTTTCTCCTCACCCTAAACCAAGAGAGTCTGGGAGCCTTCCCAGTCCCGTCCGTCCCACCCCACCGTACCCCCTGCCCCTGCCGATTTCTGCTTCTCACCCTACTAGTGTCCCTGGTGCTGCCTTGACTCTTCTTGTTGGCCACAGAGTCACAGCAACTCTCCTTCCGGGAGGGGGCCCTCGCGTCAGCTCTGGCTGTGCTTTTGCCCCCGTCACTCCTCTTGCTGGctctcttcctgcctctgccctcaaAGTCatgactttcatttctttctgaagaaAGAAATGCGTGCTCTGCCCCGTGACCCacgtcccctcctcccctcttctgCTCCGACAGGCTCGTAGGGCACACActgggcccctccccacctctgtgcCTCTGCTGCAGGAGTCCCCCTGATGGCCCATCGTGCAGTTACAGCAGCTTCTTTCCCCGTGTGGGGCTAGCGCCGCCACGTTCTTCAGTGTGTTTGTGTGGTGCTAATGATAAACTCCTCAAAGGCCCTGGCCTCACATCCCCCAAAACAGTCATACACTCATAAGCACATGAAATCTGGTGGCTGCTTAAACTCAAGGGACCTAATTACCTTTCTGAAGAATTGTTTTGGAAAATTAGAGGGCCAATATCCTTTGTTCTGGAAATTCGTAACCTGATAAAAGTGGAAATCTGTAGTTTGAAATTCTAATACTTCTGTCATTCACCAGATGAGGTTCATATGAGGCTAGGCATCCTCGGTTTTTAATTCCCAGAATACTGAGGAAGGAGGAACTTGAGCTTAGATTTTCCCCTTGCCATTAGCCATCCTCCTCTACCCTCCTCCCTGGGTCCTCTCTTTCGGATGAGCACAGCAGAAGGGAGGGCGTGTTGCTGAGCTCCTCTGTCCTGCAGGTACTGGACGAATTCTCCAAGCAGGTCGACAGGATAGACTGGCCAGTTGGATCCCCCGATACCATCCAGTACGCAGGCCTGGACGGTCACCTCAGTAGATACCAGGTAGGGTGTAAAGACTGTGCCAAAGCTGCGTGGAACGGAAGAGCCGGTGGCCCTGGTGGCTGTGGCTCTGGGTGATGTGGATGTTGATGTCCTTTTGAAAAACGCAGGGACCCACATTAAGACCCGGAACCCGAGCTCCTAGGCAAGCTTTTGCTTCTCTATCATGTGGTTAAACAGCCTGTGGTTTTTAACTTCTGAAAGTGTGTCCAGCTCACTTGGTTTTGAGCCCCGTTTTCCAGGTGGCCACTCCAGTCCTgacatggtttttatttttggttctttCCTAGAACCCCCGAGAAGCTGACCCCATGACTAAAGTGCAGGCTGAACTAGATGAGACCAAAATCATCCTGGTAAGTAAGTAAGTAGGAGAGCAAGTCCCCAAACCAAGGGGCAGAAAGATTTGCCGGTAGTCAAGCCCGCGCGGCCGACACTTGCTTTAGTTGTAGTCGAAGCACTTTTCTGAAAGTGGTGTTTGCCCACCTGTCCCCGTGCATCAGAGGCCTCAAAGCCAGACTCACTCAGACAACCCTAGCAGGATCCCTCCTGCGCCCCGTCTTGGTTAACGGCACCCGTTGTTTGAGGGACCCAGCATATTCCCGTCCGCACTCCCTGTCTGGGTAGGTACTGGGTTCGGGGGATCTGAGTTCTGTGGTCCTGCCTCTGCAGTGCCTGTCTTAGCTTGAGCCGCTGCCCAGCAGGCGCCTCCCTTTCAGGGTCTGGGTCTCGGCACAGACTGAGGCTCACCCGCTCTGACTAAATGCAGGCCCGGCGTTGTCAGAATCAGGCCTGTTTTAGAGGAGCGGGAACCCTGCATTTTTAGCTGAAATATCCTGGTTTGTAATTGCTTCAACATTTTGTTAAAACTCTGAGCTACCTTTGGCCCTCAATCAGCACTGGCTTTGATTCTTGGGGCCTCTGCCTCTGACTGGTCCCCtggcttcctgcctccctccagtCTGTCCACTACACAGTAGCTGTTGATCTGTCACTCTTCTGCCTGAAGTCCTTGAGCAGCTCCCAAGTCAGCTCCAGGATAAAGTGCAGGCTCGCTGACATGGTCTCGCACCCCgggccctccctccctttcctgccTGCCTCCTGCACGGGCGCCCTGCACTCAGGCTACCAGGGTACTCGGAGGCTGTACAGGCCCTTTCCGAATGTCGCTGCATTGTCATTGCACGTTTACGTGAATCCTGACCCGTGTGCGAGCTCCCAGGACTGGGAGCTTATCCTGAGCTTTACGCCCCTGCTCACAGAACAACGCCCGGCATAGGCTTAGGGCGAGGGCTTAGCCAGCGCCCGGCAAGTAATGGACACCTAAGTAGATGGATATAAAACCCaggaaaggggacttccctggccgtccagtggttagggctccgcacttccactgcggggacacaggttcgatccctggtcaggaaactaagatcccacaaactgcgcAGCACAGCCccctgaaaattaaaataaaacccagaaaaggTGGCCAGACAAATCCTACCCCAAATATAAAACTCCTACCAACGCTGGCTCAGCTTTCATGCACATCTGCATCTCCTGGGGTTGGACTCAGGTCTGGGGCAGGACCCAGCAGGCTGTGTTCTATAAAGAGCATCCCAGG is a window from the Orcinus orca chromosome 9, mOrcOrc1.1, whole genome shotgun sequence genome containing:
- the YKT6 gene encoding synaptobrevin homolog YKT6 is translated as MRLYSLSVLYKGDAKAVLLKAAYDVSSFSFFQRSSVQEFMTFTSQLIVERSSKGSRASVKEQEYLCHVYVRNDSLAGVVIADSEYPSRVAFTLLEKVLDEFSKQVDRIDWPVGSPDTIQYAGLDGHLSRYQNPREADPMTKVQAELDETKIILHNTMESLLERGEKLDDLVSKSEVLGIQSKAFYKTARKQNSCCAIM